One Mauremys reevesii isolate NIE-2019 linkage group 27, ASM1616193v1, whole genome shotgun sequence genomic region harbors:
- the PSME3 gene encoding proteasome activator complex subunit 3: MASLLKVDPEVKLKVDSFRERITSEAEDLVANFFPKKLLELDGFLKEPILNIHDLTQIHSDMNLPVPDPILLTNSHDGLDGPNMKKRKLEDCEETFQGTKVFVMPNGMLKSNQQLVDIIEKVKPEIRLLIEKCNTVKMWVQLLIPRIEDGNNFGVSIQEETVAELRTVESEAASYLDQISRYYITRAKLVSKIAKYPHVEDYRRTVTEIDEKEYISLRLIISELRNQYVTLHDMILKNIEKIKRPRSSNAETLY; this comes from the exons aTGGCCTCGTTGCTCAAGGTGGACCCGGAAGTGAAGCTCAAG GTTGACTCTTTCAGGGAGCGGATCACAAGTGAG GCTGAAGATTTGGTGGCAAATTTTTTCCCAAAGAAGTTGTTAGAACTTGATGGATTCCTTAAG GAGCCCATCCTGAATATTCATGATCTCACCCAGATCCACTCAGACATGAACCTTCCTGTCCCTGACCCGATCCTCCTCACTAACAGCCACGATGGACTGGATGGG CCAAATATGAAAAAGAGGAAGCTGGAAGACTGTGAAGAGACCTTCCAGG GTACCAAAGTGTTTGTGATGCCCAATGGGATGCTGAAGAGTAACCAGCAGCTAGTGGACATCATTGAGAAAGTGAAACCGGAGATCAGGCTGCTGATTGAGAAGTGCAACACG GTCAAAATGTGGGTGCAGCTTCTGATCCCCAGGATAGAAGATGGAAACAACTTTGGCGTTTCTATTCAG GAGGAGACAGTGGCTGAGCTGCGGACTGTGGAGAGTGAGGCAGCTTCGTATCTGGACCAGATTTCTAG ataCTATATCACAAGGGCAAAGCTGGTTTCCAAAATAGCAAAATATCCTCATGTG GAGGATTATCGCCGCACGGTGACAGAGATTGATGAGAAGGAATACATTAGTCTGCGCTTAATCATCTCAGAGCTGAGGAATCAATAT gTCACTTTGCATGATATGATCCTTAAAAACATTGAGAAGATCAAGAGGCCTCGGAGCAGCAACGCTGAGACTCTCTACTAA
- the BECN1 gene encoding beclin-1, whose amino-acid sequence MEGSKSSACTMQVSFVCQRCSQPLKLDTSFKILDRVTIQELTAPLLTTAPAKPGDIHEEETNLTEEAFTENRQDGVSRRFIPPARMMSTESANSFTLIGEASDGGTMENLSRRLKVTGDLFDIMSGQTDVDHPLCEECTDTLLDQLDTQLNITENECQNYKRCLEILEQMNEDDKEKLQMELKELALEEERLIQELEEVEKNRKMVAENFEKVRAEAERLDQEEAQYQKEYSEFKRQQLELDDELKSVDNQMRYAQIQLDKLRKTNVFNATFHIWHSGQFGTINNFRLGRLPSVPVEWNEINAAWGQTVLLLHALANKMGLKFQRYRLVPYGNHSYLESLTDKSKELPLYCSGGLRFFWDNKFDHAMVAFLDCVQQFKEEVEKGETRFCLPYRMDVEKGKIEDTGGSGGSYSIKTQFNSEEQWTKALKFMLTNLKWGLAWVSSQFYNK is encoded by the exons ATGGAGGGCTCCAAGTCATCGGCCTGCACCATGCAGGTGAGCTTCGTgtgccagcgctgcagccagccGCTCAAGCTGGACACGTCCTTCAAGATCCTCGACCGGGTCACCATCCAGGAGCTGACAG CTCCCTTACTTACCACAGCTCCAGCAAAACCAGGAGACATTCATGAAGAAGAGACCAACTTAACAGAG GAAGCCTTCACAGAAAACCGTCAGGATGGTGTATCCAGGAGATTCATTCCTCCAGCCAG AATGATGTCAACAGAAAGTGCCAACAGTTTTACTCTGATTGGAGAGGCTTCTGATGGGGGAACCATGGAAAATCTCAGCAGAAGACTGAAG GTTACTGGTGACCTCTTTGACATTATGTCAGGACAGACAGATGTGGACCATCCTCTGTGTGAGGAATGCACAGACACCCTTCTAGACCAGTTAGACACACAACTCAATATCACAGAGAATGAATGCCAGAACTACAA ACGATGTCTGGAGATCTTGGAACAAATGAATGAGGACGATAAGGAGAAGCTGCAGATGGAGCTGAAAGAACTTGCTTTGGAAGAGGAGCGATTGATCCAGGAGCTGGAAGAAGTAGAGAAGAACCGCAAGATGGTAGCAGAAAACTTTGAGAAAGTGAgggcagaagcagagagactggATCAGGAGGAAGCACA GTATCAGAAGGAGTACAGTGAATTCAAGAGGCAGCAACTGGAGCTGGATGATGAACTGAAAAGTGTTGATAACCAGATGCGCTATGCCCAGATCCAGTTGGATAAACTGAGGAAAACCAATGTGTTCAATGCAACTTTCCATATCTG GCACAGTGGGCAATTTGGCACAATTAATAACTTCAGACTTGGCCGCCTCCCCAGTGTCCCTGTAGAATGGAATGAGATCAATGCAGCTTGGGGGCAGACTGTGCTACTGCTTCATGCCCTTGCTAACAAGATGGGCCTGAAATTTCAAAG ATACCGTCTTGTTCCCTATGGAAACCATTCATATTTAGAGTCCCTCACAGACAAATCGAAG GAGTTGCCCTTGTATTGTTCTGGAGGTTTAAGGTTCTTTTGGGACAATAAATTTGATCATGCAATGGTGGCATTCCTGGACTGCGTGCAGCAATTCAAAGAGGAGGTGGAGAAAGGCGAAACTCGCTTTTGTTTGCCTTACAG AATGGATGTGGAGAAAGGCAAGATCGAAGATACAGGTGGCAGTGGTGGCTCTTACTCTATTAAAACACAGTTTAACTCTGAAGAGCAATGGACAAAAGCACTCAAATTCATGTTAACTAACCTGAAATGGGGTCTTGCCTGGGTTTCATCCCAATTTTATAACAAAtga